Proteins co-encoded in one Candidatus Eisenbacteria bacterium genomic window:
- a CDS encoding ATP-binding protein has protein sequence MCEEDALYSKRFPIQGGDFDKAGEVSTQIKSILKAAGLNGDVIRRTAIASFEAEINVVIHAESGHLEFLLTPTTIRLIVEDKGPGIADLDLAMQEGYSTASDEMREKGFGAGMGLPNIKRSVDDMKIETKVGVGTTLRLAIRHGQ, from the coding sequence ATGTGCGAGGAAGACGCTCTCTACAGCAAGCGCTTCCCGATTCAGGGGGGCGATTTCGACAAGGCCGGCGAGGTGTCGACCCAGATCAAATCGATCCTGAAAGCGGCGGGCCTGAACGGCGACGTCATCCGCCGCACCGCCATCGCCAGCTTCGAGGCGGAGATCAACGTGGTGATCCACGCCGAATCGGGCCACCTCGAGTTTCTGCTGACGCCGACCACGATCCGCCTGATCGTCGAGGACAAGGGCCCGGGGATCGCGGATCTGGATTTGGCGATGCAGGAAGGCTACAGCACCGCATCCGACGAGATGCGGGAAAAGGGATTCGGCGCGGGAATGGGGCTTCCCAACATCAAACGCTCCGTGGACGACATGAAAATCGAAACGAAAGTGGGCGTGGGCACCACCCTCCGATTGGCGATTCGACATGGGCAATAA
- a CDS encoding 4Fe-4S binding protein, whose amino-acid sequence MGNKPKKLLALEIVTEKCKGTLACMRVCPTQAIRVRKGKVSIHPQECIFCGTCIRACPEGAIRPRTDAWESIHAFPFKVAIPSTSLFGQFPASIPPADIFDGLLALGFDAVYDLSIESELVRRAIQDYLDEYEGPLPLISSTCPVVVRLIQYFYPHMIGQIVPIESPRELAAREVKRYYAEEKGIPPEDIGAIYITPCSAKMAAIKHPAEGADSHLDLAIGIREIYNPLLAAITKLQSQEGERRELGDRPSVIRSKLSLNMTLTGGVSHNIRQNRYITISQLPNIIRVIEDIEKGKIRDVEFLECYSCTGGCIGGPLNVDNLFVARSKIEKLVREVEAANHSVEQEVERRYVKGDYFIRRPIEPRPDRKATLDLREQIAQIKMKERLAEILPGIDCGLCGCPTCEVFAEDVSTGKAEAGDCILVDAERIRDLRALYAFDEKRVPRKGKDDAEKE is encoded by the coding sequence ATGGGCAATAAACCGAAAAAACTGCTGGCTCTGGAGATCGTCACCGAGAAGTGCAAGGGGACCCTCGCCTGCATGCGCGTCTGTCCGACCCAGGCGATCCGCGTGCGGAAGGGAAAGGTCAGCATCCATCCGCAGGAGTGCATCTTCTGCGGCACCTGTATCCGGGCCTGCCCGGAAGGGGCGATCCGGCCGCGGACAGACGCATGGGAGAGCATCCACGCATTCCCCTTCAAGGTCGCCATCCCCTCCACCTCCCTCTTCGGACAGTTCCCCGCCAGCATTCCGCCGGCGGACATCTTCGACGGGCTTCTCGCCCTCGGCTTCGACGCCGTCTACGATCTCTCCATCGAGTCGGAACTGGTCCGGCGGGCGATCCAGGACTATCTGGACGAATACGAGGGCCCTCTTCCGCTCATCTCCTCCACCTGTCCGGTGGTGGTCCGGCTGATCCAGTATTTCTACCCGCACATGATCGGCCAAATCGTTCCGATCGAATCCCCCCGGGAACTGGCGGCGCGGGAGGTGAAGCGTTACTACGCCGAAGAGAAGGGGATCCCGCCGGAGGATATCGGCGCGATCTACATCACCCCCTGCTCGGCCAAGATGGCGGCGATCAAGCATCCGGCCGAAGGGGCCGACAGCCATCTGGACCTGGCCATCGGCATCCGGGAGATCTACAACCCGCTGCTGGCGGCGATCACCAAGCTACAGAGCCAGGAGGGGGAACGGCGGGAACTCGGCGACCGGCCGTCGGTGATCCGGAGCAAGCTGAGCCTCAACATGACCCTCACCGGCGGCGTTTCGCACAACATCCGCCAGAACCGCTACATCACCATCTCCCAGCTTCCGAACATCATCCGGGTGATCGAAGACATCGAGAAGGGGAAAATCCGGGACGTGGAGTTCTTGGAATGCTATTCCTGCACCGGGGGTTGCATCGGCGGGCCACTCAACGTGGACAACCTCTTCGTGGCGAGGAGCAAGATCGAGAAGCTGGTACGGGAGGTGGAAGCGGCGAACCACAGCGTGGAACAAGAGGTGGAACGTCGCTACGTGAAGGGAGATTACTTCATACGGCGCCCCATCGAGCCGCGACCCGACCGTAAGGCGACTCTGGACCTCAGGGAGCAGATCGCCCAGATCAAGATGAAGGAGCGGCTCGCCGAGATTCTCCCGGGGATCGACTGCGGTCTATGCGGATGCCCCACCTGCGAGGTTTTCGCCGAGGACGTCTCCACAGGAAAGGCGGAGGCGGGAGACTGTATCCTGGTCGATGCCGAACGGATCCGCGACCTGCGCGCTCTTTACGCCTTCGACGAAAAACGCGTCCCCCGAAAAGGAAAAGACGACGCCGAGAAAGAGTAG
- a CDS encoding transcriptional regulator produces the protein MKLSEIKDLLDCRIVCDCADADPEISLCMSSDMMSDVLAFASPGALLVTGLTNAQSVRTADFADAAGIIYLRGKKPETPTIELARRLSIPLLCTELGMFEACGRLHAAGCRGAC, from the coding sequence ATGAAGCTCTCGGAGATCAAAGACCTGCTGGACTGTCGGATCGTGTGCGACTGCGCCGACGCGGACCCGGAGATCTCGCTCTGCATGAGTTCGGATATGATGAGCGACGTGCTCGCCTTCGCCAGTCCCGGCGCGCTTCTCGTCACGGGATTGACGAACGCCCAATCGGTTCGTACCGCCGATTTCGCCGACGCGGCGGGCATCATCTACCTGCGCGGCAAGAAACCGGAAACGCCCACCATCGAACTGGCGCGCCGGTTGTCGATCCCTCTTCTCTGCACCGAACTGGGCATGTTCGAAGCCTGCGGGCGCCTGCACGCCGCCGGTTGTCGGGGGGCTTGCTGA